The following are encoded together in the Arthrobacter sp. Y-9 genome:
- a CDS encoding MFS transporter, with translation MVLAWASWDWGSASFNAVMTTFVFTVYLTSKAFGGEDHASGVLGLGFGLAGFAIALLAPVTGQRADAGGRRKLWLGIYSAVVVILMALCFFVRPEPEYLLLGVILISVGHVFFELAGVNYNAMLTQISTPATIGRVSGFGWAAGYLGGIVALLLVLQLFVQPAFHWFGASTDDALNIRLVALFSAVWFGVFALPVFFRVPEPPVQPGEARVGFLQSYVVLVRRIRALFRRSPHTIYFLLASAVFRDGLAAVFTFGGVIAAGTFGFQLKDVIFFAVFGNVVAAAGAILGGFLDDRIGPKRVIELSLVGLLVAGTAILILGNSEYSFFGMQWHGKLTFWVFGLLLCLFVGPAQASARAFLGRLAPDGEVGELFGLYATTGRAVSFLAPTLFTVSIAVASQYVAEGQAQRWGILGIMVVLLAGLLVLIPVKAPAQDNAAA, from the coding sequence ATGGTCCTGGCCTGGGCCTCGTGGGACTGGGGTTCGGCCTCATTCAACGCGGTCATGACAACGTTCGTTTTCACCGTGTACCTGACATCCAAAGCATTCGGCGGTGAGGACCACGCGTCCGGCGTGCTGGGACTCGGCTTCGGACTCGCGGGCTTCGCGATCGCCCTGCTCGCCCCCGTGACGGGACAGCGCGCGGACGCGGGCGGCCGGCGGAAGCTGTGGCTCGGCATCTACAGCGCCGTGGTGGTCATCCTCATGGCTCTGTGCTTCTTCGTGCGGCCCGAACCCGAGTACCTCCTGCTCGGCGTGATCCTCATCAGCGTGGGGCACGTGTTCTTCGAACTGGCGGGGGTCAACTACAACGCCATGCTGACGCAGATCTCCACCCCGGCGACCATCGGGCGGGTCTCGGGCTTCGGCTGGGCCGCCGGATACCTCGGCGGGATCGTGGCGCTGCTGCTGGTGCTCCAGCTGTTCGTCCAGCCCGCGTTCCACTGGTTCGGCGCCTCGACCGACGACGCCCTCAACATCCGCCTCGTCGCGCTCTTCTCCGCGGTGTGGTTCGGGGTGTTCGCGCTGCCGGTGTTCTTCCGGGTCCCGGAACCGCCGGTTCAGCCGGGCGAGGCGCGGGTGGGATTCCTGCAGTCCTATGTGGTGCTCGTCCGGCGGATCCGGGCACTGTTCCGGCGGTCCCCTCACACCATTTACTTCCTCCTGGCGAGCGCGGTGTTCCGGGACGGCCTCGCGGCGGTGTTCACCTTCGGCGGCGTGATCGCGGCCGGGACCTTCGGATTCCAGCTCAAGGACGTCATCTTCTTCGCGGTCTTCGGGAACGTGGTGGCCGCGGCGGGGGCGATCCTGGGCGGCTTCCTGGACGACCGCATCGGGCCGAAGCGCGTGATCGAGCTGTCCCTGGTGGGCCTCCTCGTGGCGGGGACGGCCATTCTGATCCTGGGCAACAGCGAATATTCCTTCTTCGGCATGCAGTGGCACGGCAAGCTGACCTTCTGGGTGTTCGGGCTGCTGCTCTGCCTCTTCGTGGGGCCGGCGCAGGCCTCCGCACGGGCGTTCCTGGGACGGCTGGCCCCCGACGGCGAGGTGGGTGAGCTCTTCGGCCTGTACGCCACGACCGGCCGCGCGGTGTCCTTCCTGGCGCCCACGCTCTTCACCGTCTCCATCGCCGTGGCGTCCCAGTACGTCGCGGAGGGCCAGGCACAGCGCTGGGGGATCCTCGGCATCATGGTGGTGCTCCTGGCCGGCCTGCTGGTCCTGATCCCGGTCAAGGCCCCAGCGCAGGACAACGCAGCCGCCTGA
- a CDS encoding TrkA C-terminal domain-containing protein has protein sequence MHVDETDLPGLGVRKDFMTASGRRIGVVVHRDGTTEFIVSTWDDPDTCQASIPLTGQETTTLAQLLGGQLIVNQLTEEHRDVPGIVTRQFSILQDSPFRDRPMGAASIRTRSGVSIVAIMREGEVIPSPGPDVVLHRGDLLVAVGTLEGLDKAAEILRKG, from the coding sequence ATGCACGTGGATGAAACCGACCTCCCCGGACTCGGGGTGCGGAAAGACTTCATGACCGCCAGCGGCCGCAGGATCGGCGTGGTGGTCCACCGTGATGGAACCACGGAGTTCATCGTCTCCACCTGGGACGACCCGGACACTTGCCAGGCCTCCATCCCCCTCACGGGACAGGAGACCACCACCCTCGCCCAGCTGCTGGGCGGCCAGCTCATCGTCAACCAGCTCACGGAAGAGCACCGGGATGTCCCGGGCATCGTGACGCGCCAGTTCTCCATCCTCCAGGATTCGCCGTTCCGGGACCGTCCCATGGGGGCGGCCTCGATCCGCACCCGCAGCGGCGTCTCGATCGTGGCGATCATGCGGGAAGGCGAGGTCATCCCTTCGCCCGGCCCCGACGTCGTGCTCCACCGTGGTGACCTGCTCGTGGCAGTGGGAACGCTCGAAGGCCTGGACAAGGCCGCCGAAATACTCCGCAAGGGATAG
- a CDS encoding cation:proton antiporter produces MDQLAVTLIELGAVVFVLGLLARLAGRVGMSPIPFYLLGGLGFGAGGIIQLDGVREFSHLSGEIGVILLLLMLGLEYSADELFTGLKKSWQAGVLDAVLNAIPGAAVALLLGWGPVGALVMAGVTYISSSGIAAKTLTDLGRLGNRETPVVLSVLVFEDLAMAVYLPILTATLAGVGFFGGLQAVAIALAVITVVLLVAMKHGQRVSAIVHSENAEVFLLTVLGAALLVAGLASALQVSAAVGAFMLGIAISGATAHNATRMLEPLRDLFAAIFFVAFGLSTDATAIPPVLGWALLLAVATTATKMLTGWWAAGRAGIGKPGRVRAGAALVARGEFSIVIAGLAVASGAVPGQMAALASSYVLIMAVLGPLIARFIESWAKPFIKPRKAPVAGAGTSA; encoded by the coding sequence GTGGACCAACTCGCGGTGACCCTGATCGAGTTGGGGGCCGTGGTCTTCGTACTCGGCCTCCTGGCCCGGCTTGCCGGACGGGTGGGCATGTCCCCCATCCCGTTCTACCTGCTGGGCGGCCTGGGCTTCGGCGCGGGCGGCATCATCCAGCTCGACGGAGTCCGCGAGTTCAGCCATCTCTCGGGCGAGATCGGCGTGATCCTCCTGCTGCTGATGCTCGGGCTCGAGTACAGCGCGGATGAGCTTTTCACCGGACTCAAGAAGTCCTGGCAGGCCGGCGTGCTCGACGCCGTGCTGAACGCCATCCCGGGCGCGGCCGTGGCACTCCTGCTCGGCTGGGGTCCGGTCGGCGCGCTCGTGATGGCCGGCGTCACCTACATCTCGTCGTCCGGGATCGCCGCCAAAACCCTCACCGACCTGGGACGGCTCGGCAACCGCGAGACGCCCGTGGTCCTCTCCGTGCTGGTGTTCGAAGACCTGGCCATGGCCGTCTATCTCCCCATCCTGACGGCCACGCTGGCCGGCGTCGGCTTCTTCGGCGGACTGCAGGCGGTGGCCATCGCGCTGGCGGTCATCACGGTGGTGCTCCTGGTCGCCATGAAGCACGGGCAGCGCGTCTCGGCGATCGTGCACAGCGAGAACGCCGAGGTCTTCCTGCTGACGGTGCTCGGCGCGGCCCTCCTGGTGGCGGGCCTCGCCTCGGCGCTCCAGGTGTCCGCCGCCGTCGGCGCGTTCATGCTGGGCATCGCCATCTCCGGCGCGACGGCGCACAACGCCACCCGGATGCTGGAACCGCTGCGGGACCTCTTCGCCGCCATCTTCTTCGTGGCGTTCGGCCTCAGCACCGACGCGACGGCCATCCCGCCGGTCCTCGGCTGGGCGCTGCTCCTGGCCGTCGCGACCACGGCCACCAAGATGCTCACGGGCTGGTGGGCCGCTGGACGGGCGGGGATCGGCAAACCGGGCCGCGTGCGCGCTGGCGCGGCCCTGGTGGCGCGCGGCGAGTTCTCCATCGTCATCGCGGGCCTGGCCGTCGCCTCCGGCGCAGTGCCGGGCCAGATGGCCGCTCTCGCCTCGTCCTACGTGCTCATCATGGCGGTGCTCGGGCCGCTGATCGCCCGGTTCATCGAAAGCTGGGCCAAGCCCTTCATCAAACCCCGCAAAGCACCGGTGGCCGGAGCCGGAACCTCGGCCTGA
- a CDS encoding MFS transporter: MRAKLLILASAIGSLGWGAVLPYQYAYAAETRGWGALVAAAAASLFSLGALFASPVAGRLADRFNPVLVAVLAQLIGAVAVGSLMFVQEPGTFLLGMLVFGLGLSGAVPAKQVLALEWSSSADRRKVFAYKFTGESLGMAAGAFLAGLVVDLGRADGLTVGFLMAAGGFVISSAIIALAGSLGRGAALVLDGVASTADQALDDGGRRRGALRLIFADPAMRWTAVVTIALALGFYAQFESGLPAYALTVLNAEPSVIGTAAAVNCLVIVALQLVVVKLTAKRPAATLLMAVGSVWLVSWLLLSVAQFMPGIASALFVMTYGIFAVGETVYSPVLNPLTASLAPAGMVGQTLGVVAALQTAFSAAGPLIAGVLLGAGLGDAFLIMHLVISVVAIFAAWRIRQVLAARARAGIPVRSDEALAA, encoded by the coding sequence ATGCGCGCGAAGCTTTTGATCCTCGCGTCCGCCATCGGTTCTCTCGGCTGGGGAGCCGTTCTTCCCTATCAGTACGCCTATGCCGCGGAAACGCGCGGCTGGGGCGCCCTGGTGGCCGCCGCGGCCGCCTCCTTGTTCTCCCTCGGCGCGCTCTTCGCCTCGCCGGTGGCCGGCCGGCTCGCGGACCGCTTCAACCCGGTCCTGGTGGCCGTGCTGGCACAGCTGATCGGCGCGGTGGCGGTCGGCTCCCTGATGTTCGTCCAAGAGCCAGGCACCTTCCTGCTGGGGATGCTGGTGTTCGGGCTCGGCCTGTCCGGCGCGGTCCCCGCGAAGCAGGTGCTCGCGCTCGAGTGGTCCTCGAGCGCCGACCGCCGCAAGGTCTTCGCCTACAAGTTCACGGGCGAGTCCCTCGGCATGGCCGCGGGCGCGTTCCTGGCAGGCCTGGTGGTCGACCTCGGCCGCGCCGACGGCCTGACGGTCGGTTTCCTCATGGCTGCCGGTGGCTTCGTGATCTCCTCGGCGATCATCGCGTTGGCCGGAAGCCTCGGCCGCGGCGCCGCCCTGGTGCTCGACGGCGTCGCCTCCACCGCCGATCAGGCGCTCGACGACGGCGGCCGCCGCCGCGGCGCGCTGCGGCTCATCTTCGCGGACCCCGCCATGCGCTGGACCGCCGTCGTGACGATCGCGCTGGCCCTCGGGTTCTACGCCCAGTTCGAGTCCGGCCTGCCCGCCTACGCGCTCACGGTGCTGAACGCCGAGCCGTCCGTGATCGGAACCGCGGCGGCCGTGAACTGCCTGGTGATCGTGGCGCTGCAGCTCGTCGTCGTGAAGCTGACGGCCAAGCGGCCCGCCGCGACCCTGCTCATGGCGGTCGGCTCGGTCTGGCTGGTGTCCTGGCTGTTGCTCTCGGTGGCGCAGTTCATGCCCGGGATCGCGTCGGCGCTGTTCGTCATGACCTACGGGATCTTCGCCGTGGGGGAGACGGTCTACAGCCCGGTGCTGAACCCGCTCACGGCGTCGCTGGCGCCCGCCGGCATGGTCGGCCAGACCCTCGGCGTGGTCGCGGCGCTGCAGACGGCGTTCTCCGCGGCCGGTCCGCTGATCGCGGGCGTGCTGCTGGGTGCGGGCCTCGGGGACGCGTTCCTGATCATGCACCTGGTCATCAGCGTGGTGGCGATCTTCGCGGCCTGGCGGATCCGGCAGGTGCTGGCGGCACGGGCGCGGGCCGGAATCCCCGTCCGGTCGGACGAGGCGCTCGCCGCCTGA
- a CDS encoding MarR family transcriptional regulator, translating into MPPRKPSAQEEHRRSVAAYVAAGGEETVQRVITAVQSLNRKLDQWYARQLADLDVTAGEWGVVTALVKAKEPLTPSQLADLSNVAPSSMTHRLDKLALRGLVERTQDPGNRTRVFVSLTEEGRQLFNLAIKGSSVVETDVLQDLSSPEMKELARMLEVVIARLDDIEA; encoded by the coding sequence ATGCCCCCTCGCAAGCCCAGTGCCCAGGAAGAACACCGCCGGAGCGTCGCGGCCTATGTCGCGGCCGGCGGCGAGGAGACCGTGCAGCGGGTCATCACCGCCGTGCAGTCCCTCAACAGGAAGCTGGACCAGTGGTACGCCCGTCAGCTGGCCGATCTGGACGTCACCGCCGGTGAATGGGGCGTGGTCACCGCGCTGGTGAAGGCGAAGGAGCCCCTCACGCCGAGTCAGCTCGCGGACCTGAGCAACGTCGCGCCGTCGTCGATGACGCATCGCCTGGACAAGCTCGCGCTGCGCGGGCTGGTCGAACGCACGCAGGACCCCGGCAACCGCACCCGCGTGTTCGTGAGTCTCACCGAGGAGGGCCGTCAGCTCTTCAACCTCGCGATCAAGGGGTCGAGCGTCGTGGAGACGGACGTGCTTCAGGATCTCAGCAGCCCGGAGATGAAGGAACTGGCCCGCATGCTGGAGGTCGTGATCGCGCGGCTGGACGACATCGAGGCGTAG
- a CDS encoding low temperature requirement protein A — MSTARLGLRRMTPRDPFESFRAASPLELFFDLVFVVAVSMISAQLHHFYAENHVGEGIVAFLLVFFGIWWAWMNFTWFATSFDTDDWLYRILTIIQMAGALVLAGGVGAAMSEGDFTVVTLGYLVMRVPLVCQWLRAAASSPELRVTALRYAGGVAVVQVLWLLRLLLPGQIGFWGFVILVLAEVSVPVWAETARKTPWHPSHIAERYGCFTLIVLGESILASTGAIVDAAAAQEHLGALLPIAACGLVLAAGMWWIYFSREHHEHFGSLRNALTFGYGHYLVFAAAASFSAGIEVAIDFADGHAELGRVAAAATLTVPIALFVLTTWFITLRKSLPRPTSLLFLVLTVLLAACAFVPGENTLGSMVAAAVVMILLVVLLELPATLAASERIEELEEAEDAGA; from the coding sequence ATGAGCACCGCACGACTTGGACTCCGGCGGATGACGCCCCGCGACCCCTTCGAGTCGTTCCGCGCCGCCAGCCCGCTGGAACTGTTCTTCGACCTGGTGTTCGTGGTGGCGGTGTCGATGATCTCCGCGCAGCTGCACCACTTCTACGCCGAGAATCACGTAGGGGAGGGGATCGTGGCCTTCCTCCTGGTGTTCTTCGGCATCTGGTGGGCGTGGATGAACTTCACCTGGTTCGCCACCTCCTTCGACACTGATGACTGGCTCTACCGGATCCTGACGATCATCCAGATGGCCGGCGCCCTGGTCCTGGCCGGCGGCGTCGGGGCGGCGATGTCCGAGGGCGACTTCACCGTCGTGACCCTGGGGTACCTCGTGATGAGGGTTCCGCTGGTCTGCCAGTGGCTCCGTGCGGCGGCGTCCAGCCCGGAACTCAGGGTCACCGCGCTGCGTTACGCCGGCGGAGTGGCGGTGGTCCAGGTGCTGTGGCTGCTCAGGCTTCTCCTGCCGGGGCAGATCGGGTTCTGGGGGTTCGTGATCCTGGTGCTGGCCGAGGTCTCGGTGCCCGTCTGGGCCGAGACGGCGCGGAAGACCCCCTGGCACCCCAGCCACATCGCGGAACGGTACGGCTGCTTCACCCTGATCGTGCTGGGCGAGTCGATCCTGGCCTCCACCGGCGCGATCGTGGATGCCGCGGCCGCGCAGGAGCATCTCGGGGCCCTGCTGCCGATCGCCGCGTGCGGTCTGGTTCTCGCGGCGGGGATGTGGTGGATCTACTTCTCCCGCGAGCATCACGAGCATTTCGGCAGCCTCCGGAACGCGCTGACCTTCGGCTACGGCCACTACCTGGTGTTCGCCGCCGCGGCCTCGTTCTCGGCGGGGATCGAAGTGGCGATCGACTTCGCGGACGGGCACGCCGAGCTGGGCCGGGTGGCCGCCGCGGCCACCCTCACCGTGCCGATCGCGCTGTTCGTGCTCACCACCTGGTTCATCACGCTGCGGAAGTCGCTTCCGCGCCCCACCAGCCTGCTCTTCCTGGTGCTGACCGTGCTCCTGGCGGCCTGTGCGTTCGTGCCGGGGGAGAACACCCTCGGCTCGATGGTGGCCGCCGCCGTCGTCATGATCCTGCTGGTGGTGTTGCTCGAGCTGCCGGCCACCCTGGCGGCGTCGGAGCGGATCGAGGAGCTCGAGGAGGCGGAGGACGCAGGCGCCTGA
- a CDS encoding VOC family protein, producing the protein MRYAKSMFYVDNAKDAAEFFGTAFGLQAQVYGEGYAEVAAGDTKLAFGTLEAAGNHLPGQPLEVADPARVTGVLSFVADDADDVDAAYQQAVSAGAESLVEPTDREWGQRAAFVRAPGGLVLEIGNFA; encoded by the coding sequence ATGCGCTACGCCAAGAGCATGTTCTACGTCGACAACGCCAAGGACGCCGCCGAGTTCTTCGGCACCGCCTTCGGACTGCAGGCCCAGGTCTACGGCGAGGGCTACGCCGAAGTCGCTGCAGGCGACACCAAGCTCGCCTTCGGCACCCTCGAGGCCGCCGGCAACCACCTTCCCGGGCAGCCGCTCGAGGTCGCCGATCCCGCCCGCGTCACGGGCGTGCTCAGCTTCGTCGCCGACGACGCCGACGACGTCGACGCCGCCTACCAGCAGGCCGTCAGCGCGGGCGCCGAGTCGCTCGTGGAGCCCACCGACCGCGAATGGGGCCAGCGCGCCGCCTTCGTCCGCGCGCCCGGCGGCCTCGTCCTGGAGATCGGCAACTTCGCCTGA
- a CDS encoding sigma-70 family RNA polymerase sigma factor, producing MENMESELELATRFDQERSRLLGIAQRILGPSGPLGAEDAVQEAWFRLARLDDDVDNLPAWLTTVVSRICLDALRSHARHEALAETLAGQLDEVAPGPEEQAQLDDSLSVALLVVLDTLSPAERVAFVLHDLFGAPFEEVAAATGRSAAAARQLASRARRRVRGQAGLEPSASSDDVPESPTADVTDGARAPRAVVEAFLTAAKGGDLAALVRLLDPDVVMTSDATAAAMGSPALKLGRDEVSGFFNGKAKAARFAMLGGEPGLVWQYRGVVQVAFTFQLRDGVIHAVRLIGDRAELDRLTA from the coding sequence ATGGAGAACATGGAATCCGAGCTCGAACTCGCCACCCGCTTCGACCAGGAGCGCTCTCGCCTGCTGGGCATCGCCCAGAGGATCCTCGGACCGTCCGGCCCGCTCGGCGCCGAGGACGCCGTCCAGGAGGCCTGGTTCCGGCTTGCCCGGCTGGACGACGACGTCGACAACCTCCCCGCCTGGCTCACCACCGTGGTGAGCCGCATCTGCCTCGACGCCCTCCGCTCCCACGCACGGCACGAGGCGCTAGCGGAGACGCTCGCCGGGCAGCTCGACGAGGTCGCGCCCGGACCGGAGGAACAGGCGCAGCTGGACGACTCTCTGAGCGTGGCGCTCCTGGTCGTCCTGGACACGCTGAGCCCGGCCGAGCGGGTCGCGTTCGTGCTCCACGACCTCTTCGGCGCACCGTTCGAAGAGGTCGCCGCGGCCACCGGACGGTCCGCCGCGGCCGCGCGGCAGCTGGCCAGCCGCGCACGACGCCGGGTGCGCGGCCAGGCGGGACTGGAACCGTCGGCGTCGTCGGACGATGTGCCCGAGAGCCCGACGGCGGACGTCACCGACGGCGCGCGGGCGCCCCGCGCGGTGGTGGAAGCGTTCCTGACGGCGGCGAAGGGCGGCGACCTGGCGGCGCTGGTCAGGCTGCTGGATCCCGACGTCGTCATGACGTCCGACGCGACCGCCGCGGCGATGGGTTCCCCGGCCCTCAAACTCGGACGGGACGAGGTCTCCGGCTTCTTCAACGGCAAGGCCAAGGCCGCACGCTTCGCGATGCTGGGCGGCGAACCAGGCCTCGTGTGGCAGTACCGCGGCGTGGTCCAGGTGGCGTTCACCTTCCAGCTCCGCGACGGCGTCATCCACGCGGTGCGCCTGATCGGCGACCGCGCGGAACTGGACCGCCTGACGGCGTAG
- a CDS encoding SDR family oxidoreductase, with translation MTHSNRPLAVVTGATGGIGRDICRLLAREGYDIVAQYNSQHDRAEQLKGSLEELGAHCATVSCDLGTPEAIDAVDAAVEEALSSTGGELKALVNNAAMLLGPSLSSATHEQFDAYMAVNVRAPFFLAQRLSLRMPPGGSIVNVSSAGVHFSCPDDIVYAMGKAALESMAFHAAESLAERGIRINAVIPGFTDNGHELFSIPEARAHMSTFAVQGDVADPSVVAEAVLFLLSDRASRTTGTTLDVSGGSTLGARPRSAEKLTLLALQNQGA, from the coding sequence ATGACTCACTCGAACCGCCCCCTGGCCGTCGTCACCGGGGCGACCGGAGGAATCGGCCGTGACATCTGCCGCCTGCTGGCCCGCGAAGGTTACGACATCGTGGCACAGTACAACTCCCAGCACGACAGGGCCGAGCAGCTGAAAGGCTCTCTCGAAGAGCTCGGTGCGCACTGCGCCACAGTGTCGTGCGACCTGGGAACCCCCGAGGCCATCGACGCCGTGGACGCCGCCGTCGAGGAGGCGCTCAGCAGCACCGGGGGCGAGCTCAAAGCCCTCGTCAACAACGCGGCGATGCTCCTCGGGCCGTCACTGAGCAGCGCCACCCACGAGCAGTTCGACGCCTACATGGCCGTGAACGTGCGCGCCCCCTTCTTCCTGGCGCAGAGGCTTTCGCTCCGGATGCCGCCGGGCGGCTCGATCGTCAACGTGTCCTCCGCCGGAGTGCACTTCTCCTGTCCTGACGACATCGTGTACGCCATGGGCAAGGCGGCGCTCGAATCCATGGCGTTCCACGCGGCCGAGTCGCTGGCGGAACGTGGGATCCGCATCAACGCGGTGATCCCCGGGTTCACCGACAACGGGCACGAGCTGTTCAGCATCCCCGAGGCGCGGGCCCACATGTCGACGTTCGCGGTGCAGGGCGATGTCGCGGACCCGTCCGTGGTGGCCGAGGCGGTGCTGTTCCTGCTGTCCGATCGGGCCTCACGGACCACCGGGACGACTCTCGACGTCAGCGGCGGCAGCACCCTGGGAGCGCGGCCCCGCTCCGCCGAGAAGCTGACCCTCCTGGCCTTGCAGAACCAGGGCGCCTGA
- a CDS encoding RraA family protein, protein MDREQLRQAYQDLSTPHVADACLRLGVEVRCAPTGTTAPWDGAAVVGRARPVQHFGSADIFLEVINGAEPGDVLVVDNDGRADEACVGDLVALEASRAGLAGIVMWGLHRDTSELRAIQLPVFSLGALPAGPQRLDPRTPDAMESARIGDHVITADDFVLGDDDGVLFVPLDRAAEVAETAAAIRETERGQALRMLQGTSLRQQTDFDGFLAARANDPDLTFRRYLRAVGAEIEE, encoded by the coding sequence ATGGACCGTGAACAGCTGCGACAGGCCTATCAGGACCTCAGCACCCCCCACGTCGCCGACGCATGCCTGCGTCTCGGCGTCGAGGTCCGCTGCGCCCCCACCGGCACGACAGCGCCCTGGGACGGGGCCGCCGTCGTCGGCCGCGCCCGGCCGGTGCAGCATTTCGGCAGCGCCGACATCTTCCTCGAAGTGATCAACGGCGCCGAACCCGGCGACGTCCTGGTCGTGGACAACGACGGCCGCGCGGACGAGGCGTGCGTCGGCGACCTGGTCGCTCTCGAAGCCAGCCGGGCGGGACTGGCCGGCATCGTCATGTGGGGACTGCACCGCGACACCTCGGAACTCCGCGCGATTCAGCTGCCGGTCTTCAGCCTGGGCGCGCTGCCGGCCGGGCCACAGCGCCTCGATCCACGGACGCCGGACGCCATGGAATCGGCACGGATCGGCGACCACGTGATCACGGCGGACGACTTCGTCCTGGGCGACGACGACGGCGTCCTCTTCGTCCCGCTCGACCGCGCCGCGGAAGTGGCGGAGACCGCCGCGGCGATCCGCGAGACCGAACGCGGTCAGGCCCTCAGGATGCTGCAGGGTACGAGCCTCCGGCAGCAGACCGACTTCGACGGATTCCTCGCGGCCCGCGCCAACGACCCGGATCTGACGTTCCGCCGCTACCTCCGGGCGGTCGGCGCGGAGATCGAGGAGTAG
- a CDS encoding homocysteine S-methyltransferase family protein — translation MPAALTLLDGGMGRELARRGAPFRQPEWSALALMEAPEHVQAVHEDFIGAGARVITTDSYALVPFHLGEDVFAAQARTLADRAGRLARAAADDAGSAGVRVAGSLPPLFGSYRPDLFDAERAPEVLAPLVAGLSGHVDLWLAETQGSLAEARAVKAGLPEDGLPFWISFTLRDEQEDGPAVLRSGESVAEAAETAVALGAAALLFNCSRPEVMGAALAEAGAVVGRLGAELELGVYANAFPPQPEDATANDGLDELREDLDPAGYLSWAERWREQGATIIGGCCGIGPEHLEVLRERLS, via the coding sequence GTGCCCGCCGCTCTGACGCTGCTGGACGGCGGCATGGGCCGGGAGCTGGCACGCCGGGGCGCGCCCTTCCGGCAGCCCGAGTGGTCCGCGCTCGCCCTCATGGAGGCGCCCGAGCACGTCCAGGCCGTCCACGAGGACTTCATCGGCGCCGGCGCGCGCGTCATCACCACCGACAGCTACGCCCTCGTCCCCTTCCATCTGGGCGAGGACGTCTTCGCCGCCCAGGCCCGGACGCTCGCCGACCGTGCGGGGCGTCTGGCGCGCGCCGCGGCCGACGACGCCGGCTCCGCGGGCGTGCGCGTCGCGGGCTCCTTGCCGCCGCTGTTCGGCTCCTACCGCCCCGATCTCTTCGACGCCGAACGCGCGCCGGAGGTGCTGGCTCCCTTGGTGGCGGGCCTGTCCGGGCATGTGGACCTGTGGCTGGCCGAGACCCAGGGGTCCCTCGCCGAAGCGCGTGCCGTGAAGGCCGGGCTTCCCGAGGACGGGCTCCCCTTCTGGATCTCCTTCACCCTGCGGGACGAGCAGGAGGATGGCCCGGCCGTGCTGCGGTCCGGGGAGAGTGTGGCCGAGGCTGCCGAGACGGCCGTCGCCCTGGGAGCCGCGGCGCTGCTGTTCAACTGCAGCCGGCCCGAGGTCATGGGGGCGGCACTCGCGGAGGCGGGCGCCGTCGTCGGGCGGCTGGGAGCCGAGCTGGAGCTGGGCGTGTACGCGAACGCCTTCCCGCCGCAGCCCGAGGACGCGACGGCGAACGACGGCCTCGACGAGCTCCGCGAGGACCTCGATCCGGCCGGATACCTGAGCTGGGCGGAGCGCTGGCGCGAGCAGGGCGCGACGATCATCGGCGGATGCTGCGGGATCGGCCCGGAGCATCTCGAGGTCCTGCGGGAACGGCTGAGCTGA
- the dcd gene encoding dCTP deaminase, translating into MLISDRDIRSELAAGRIALDPFEPSMVQPSSVDVRLDRFFRLFDNHKYAHIDPAQEQPELTRLVEVDGDEPFILHPGEFVLGSTYETVTLPNDIAARLEGKSSLGRLGLLTHSTAGFIDPGFSGHVTLELSNVATLPIKLWPGMKIGQLCFFQLTSAAEHPYGSREYGNRYQGQRGPTASRSHLNFHRTDI; encoded by the coding sequence GTGCTGATCTCTGACCGCGACATCCGATCCGAACTGGCCGCAGGGCGCATCGCTCTGGACCCCTTCGAGCCCTCCATGGTGCAGCCCTCCAGCGTCGATGTCCGGCTGGACCGGTTCTTCCGCCTCTTCGACAACCACAAGTACGCGCACATCGATCCGGCGCAGGAGCAGCCCGAGCTGACCCGTCTGGTCGAGGTGGACGGCGACGAACCCTTCATCCTGCATCCCGGCGAATTCGTGCTCGGCTCCACCTATGAGACGGTGACCCTCCCGAACGACATCGCGGCACGCCTCGAAGGCAAGTCCTCCCTGGGCCGTCTCGGCCTGCTGACGCACTCGACCGCCGGGTTCATCGACCCCGGGTTCTCCGGCCATGTCACCCTGGAGCTCTCCAACGTCGCGACCCTGCCCATCAAGCTGTGGCCCGGCATGAAGATCGGTCAGCTCTGCTTCTTCCAGCTCACCTCGGCCGCCGAGCACCCGTACGGCTCCCGCGAGTACGGCAACCGGTACCAGGGCCAGCGCGGTCCCACCGCCTCCCGCAGCCACCTGAACTTCCACCGGACGGACATCTGA